A stretch of the Archangium violaceum genome encodes the following:
- a CDS encoding ATP-binding protein: MHDGVGGAPYQHLETLPFALAVVRDGIIVYANPALLSLIGHPREEVVGGTSFAMLSTDQQPLVAERRASRLRGDPVPDTYETVMRTATGERRVELSISLSGPETWVLVRDLSHRVANRQLLQRVATLGASLPGLHSEEEVLRRVFEGLAELELSYGYLVPDGGRVWLGHAFVAHRTAAGKKRLTGQHLVDVPGTWSPMLERAWRDGSAYGEDFGWEAARFVGPEWAEPVRAHLQRVGPLRSICVRIDMEGRPRALLTVATDWLREEELPPLRLFAAQVSAALESAHTISRLSTRNTALAALNRLAAVAATAPEPRDFFEPGTEEIIGLLRCASVVLLLRSEKGDELELAWSHGTTEASVAPFRRLPIRGSMAGTVVELGMPLVLQADDFPEPVREHLRDHGRSTLAMVPLQVRSRMVGALVVTFSQHRLLSALELETLQAMGAHFAAAIESHRLLQEVRGRAEELARLHTELEHAQQQVVEHERLAALGELSAVVAHEVRNPLGAIFNAVATLRRYVPGTGPANTLMSILEEEANRLNRLVDDLLDFARPTSPQPQPIPLARLLEEAVRTATSGQPRVHVEWALDPEVPPVPVDERMMRQAFLNLALNAVQAMPHGGTLRITARRYHEYPGAIIEFTDTGPGIPPELRERLFKPFFTTKATGTGLGLAIVQRTLDAHSGHIRIECPPGGGTTFRLILPLGPEALATQTG, from the coding sequence ATGCACGACGGAGTGGGGGGGGCCCCGTACCAGCACCTGGAGACGCTGCCTTTCGCCCTGGCCGTCGTCCGCGACGGCATCATCGTCTACGCGAACCCCGCGCTGCTCTCACTGATCGGCCACCCCCGCGAGGAGGTGGTCGGCGGCACGTCCTTCGCGATGCTCTCGACGGACCAGCAGCCCCTCGTCGCCGAGCGGCGCGCGAGCCGGCTGCGCGGGGATCCGGTCCCGGACACCTACGAGACGGTGATGCGCACCGCCACGGGCGAGCGGCGCGTGGAGCTGTCCATCTCACTGTCGGGGCCGGAGACGTGGGTGCTGGTGCGTGACCTCAGCCATCGCGTGGCCAACCGCCAGCTGCTCCAGCGCGTGGCCACGCTCGGCGCCTCGCTGCCCGGCCTCCACTCCGAGGAGGAGGTGCTCCGCCGCGTCTTCGAGGGCCTGGCCGAGTTGGAGCTGTCCTACGGCTACCTCGTCCCGGATGGCGGGCGGGTGTGGCTGGGCCATGCCTTCGTGGCCCACAGAACCGCCGCGGGCAAGAAACGTCTCACCGGCCAGCACCTGGTGGATGTGCCGGGCACCTGGTCCCCCATGCTGGAGCGCGCGTGGCGGGACGGCTCCGCCTATGGAGAGGACTTCGGCTGGGAGGCGGCGCGGTTCGTCGGCCCGGAGTGGGCCGAGCCGGTGCGCGCCCACCTGCAGCGCGTGGGGCCCCTGCGCTCCATCTGCGTCCGCATCGACATGGAAGGCCGGCCCCGGGCGCTGCTGACGGTGGCCACGGACTGGCTGCGCGAGGAGGAGTTGCCGCCGCTGCGCCTCTTCGCCGCGCAGGTGTCCGCCGCCCTCGAGTCCGCGCACACCATCTCCCGGCTGTCCACGCGCAACACCGCGCTCGCCGCGCTCAACCGGCTGGCCGCGGTGGCCGCCACCGCTCCGGAGCCACGCGACTTCTTCGAGCCGGGCACGGAGGAGATCATCGGGCTGCTGCGCTGCGCCTCGGTGGTCCTCCTGCTACGCTCCGAGAAAGGCGATGAGCTGGAGCTGGCCTGGTCCCACGGCACCACCGAGGCGTCGGTGGCGCCCTTCCGGCGGCTCCCCATCCGCGGAAGCATGGCGGGCACCGTGGTGGAGCTGGGCATGCCCCTGGTGCTGCAGGCCGATGACTTCCCCGAGCCCGTGCGGGAGCACCTGCGCGACCACGGACGCTCCACCCTGGCCATGGTGCCCCTCCAGGTGCGCTCGCGCATGGTGGGCGCGCTCGTCGTCACCTTCAGCCAGCACCGCCTGCTGTCCGCCCTGGAGCTCGAGACACTCCAGGCCATGGGCGCCCACTTCGCCGCCGCCATCGAGTCCCACCGGCTGCTCCAGGAGGTGCGCGGGCGCGCCGAGGAGCTCGCCCGCCTCCACACGGAGCTCGAGCACGCGCAGCAACAGGTGGTGGAGCACGAGCGGCTGGCCGCGCTCGGCGAGCTGTCCGCCGTGGTGGCCCACGAGGTGCGCAACCCCCTGGGCGCCATCTTCAACGCCGTGGCCACCCTGCGCCGCTACGTCCCGGGCACCGGCCCCGCGAACACCCTGATGAGCATCCTCGAGGAGGAGGCCAACCGCCTCAACCGGCTCGTGGATGACCTGCTCGACTTCGCCCGCCCCACCTCGCCGCAACCGCAGCCCATCCCGCTGGCGCGCCTGCTGGAGGAGGCCGTGCGCACCGCGACGAGTGGCCAGCCCCGCGTGCACGTGGAGTGGGCGCTGGACCCGGAGGTGCCCCCCGTCCCGGTGGACGAGCGGATGATGCGGCAGGCCTTCCTCAACCTCGCCCTCAACGCCGTGCAGGCCATGCCCCACGGCGGCACGTTGCGCATCACCGCCCGCCGCTACCACGAGTACCCCGGCGCCATCATCGAGTTCACCGACACCGGCCCCGGCATCCCCCCGGAGCTGCGCGAGCGCCTCTTCAAACCCTTCTTCACCACCAAGGCCACCGGCACCGGCCTGGGGCTCGCCATCGTCCAGCGCACCCTCGATGCCCACTCGGGCCACATCCGCATCGAGTGTCCTCCCGGCGGCGGCACCACCTTCCGGCTGATATTGCCACTCGGACCGGAAGCCCTGGCCACGCAGACGGGGTAG
- a CDS encoding YbhB/YbcL family Raf kinase inhibitor-like protein has translation MPIPFQLSSPRFQNGDSIPIAYTGEGDDLPPPLHWQGEPPGTRSFALVMLDPDAPDPRNPRATWVHWVLYNLPPNIHDIPDSMLPESLPAGARQALNDWKRMGYGGPNPPIGRHRYFYRLYALDTVLPDMGHATWQQVERAMEGHVLAQTELMGTYEKFNHYQQ, from the coding sequence ATGCCCATCCCGTTCCAGCTTTCCTCGCCCCGCTTCCAGAATGGAGATTCCATTCCCATCGCCTACACCGGCGAGGGGGATGACCTGCCCCCGCCCCTGCACTGGCAGGGCGAGCCCCCGGGCACGAGGAGCTTCGCGCTCGTGATGCTGGACCCCGACGCGCCCGATCCGCGCAACCCACGCGCCACCTGGGTGCACTGGGTGCTCTACAACCTGCCGCCCAACATCCACGACATTCCCGACTCCATGCTGCCCGAGAGCCTGCCCGCCGGTGCCCGCCAGGCCCTCAACGACTGGAAGCGGATGGGCTACGGAGGCCCCAATCCCCCCATCGGCCGTCACCGCTACTTCTACCGGCTGTATGCCCTGGACACCGTGCTGCCCGACATGGGCCATGCCACATGGCAGCAGGTGGAGCGGGCCATGGAGGGCCACGTGCTCGCCCAGACGGAGCTCATGGGCACCTACGAGAAGTTCAACCACTACCAGCAGTGA
- a CDS encoding GNAT family N-acetyltransferase, protein MDISIRRAVPEDAEGITRAHIQSWRSSYRELLPREALEALDFEERLSGWRQGLAQPGAAVFVAVEPDTRRIVGLCAVGHNRAVPESLPDYRGELYALYLVDEVKRRGVGRALFQRGAAWLRENGLVPFVLWVLKDNAPARGFYERLGGSLVGEQPLELSGRSFPEVAYAWTE, encoded by the coding sequence GTGGACATCTCCATCCGACGCGCCGTCCCCGAGGACGCCGAGGGCATCACCCGGGCGCACATCCAGAGCTGGCGCAGCAGCTACAGGGAGCTCCTCCCCCGGGAGGCCCTGGAGGCGCTCGACTTCGAGGAGCGGCTCTCCGGGTGGCGTCAGGGACTCGCGCAACCCGGGGCGGCGGTCTTCGTCGCCGTGGAGCCGGACACCCGGCGCATCGTGGGCCTGTGCGCCGTGGGGCACAACCGCGCGGTGCCCGAGTCGCTCCCGGACTACCGGGGCGAGCTGTACGCCCTCTATCTGGTGGACGAGGTGAAGCGGCGGGGCGTGGGCCGGGCCCTGTTCCAGCGCGGCGCGGCCTGGCTGCGGGAGAACGGGCTCGTCCCCTTCGTCCTGTGGGTGTTGAAGGACAACGCCCCGGCGCGCGGCTTCTACGAGCGGCTCGGGGGCTCGCTCGTGGGTGAGCAGCCGCTCGAGCTCAGCGGCCGTTCATTCCCGGAGGTGGCCTACGCCTGGACGGAGTGA
- a CDS encoding CPBP family intramembrane glutamic endopeptidase — protein MDTATASPSRLDTRGIAAFVAIAYGFSWLCVLGFVLGFGTQMEQAPIAFRVVAALSMFGPTVATFIVARRVSPLPSLKRDTGLGLGQHRLRFFLLAVLGTPAVVLGALLLSAVFYPDALDLTGLSGLRAQLAQLPPQAAQAIDKLGGLHVLLVIQVVQAALLGPLLNLPVIFGEEWGWRGYLLPRLLPLGQWRALVLGGVIWGLWHAPLILLGYNYPQHPVLGVLLFTVVCVLLSILLGWMRLATGSIWPAVLAHGSLNALGPIVIMLGYAEKPIDTALVGLTGWPGWLVLAALVGVLVLTRRLPVRDPEGTHSVQA, from the coding sequence ATGGATACCGCTACCGCCTCGCCCTCTCGCCTCGATACGCGCGGCATCGCCGCCTTCGTGGCCATCGCCTACGGCTTCTCCTGGCTCTGCGTCCTCGGTTTCGTGCTGGGCTTCGGCACGCAGATGGAGCAGGCGCCCATCGCGTTCCGGGTCGTCGCCGCCCTCTCCATGTTCGGCCCCACCGTGGCCACCTTCATCGTCGCCCGCCGGGTGTCTCCCCTGCCCTCCCTCAAGCGGGACACGGGCCTGGGGCTCGGCCAGCACCGGCTGCGCTTCTTCCTCCTCGCGGTGCTGGGCACCCCGGCGGTGGTGCTCGGGGCCCTGCTCCTCTCCGCCGTCTTCTACCCGGACGCCCTGGATCTCACCGGGCTCTCCGGCCTGCGCGCGCAGCTCGCGCAGTTGCCTCCCCAGGCCGCGCAGGCCATCGACAAGCTCGGCGGGCTCCACGTCCTCCTCGTCATCCAGGTGGTGCAGGCCGCGCTGCTGGGCCCCCTCCTCAACCTCCCCGTCATCTTCGGCGAGGAGTGGGGATGGCGCGGCTACCTCCTCCCCAGGCTGCTGCCGCTCGGCCAGTGGCGCGCGCTCGTGCTCGGCGGCGTCATCTGGGGCTTGTGGCACGCGCCCCTCATCCTGCTCGGCTACAACTACCCCCAGCACCCCGTGCTCGGCGTCCTCCTCTTCACCGTGGTGTGCGTGCTGCTCTCCATCCTCCTCGGATGGATGCGGCTGGCCACCGGCAGCATCTGGCCCGCGGTGCTCGCCCATGGCTCCCTCAACGCCCTGGGCCCCATCGTCATCATGCTCGGCTACGCGGAGAAGCCCATCGACACCGCGCTGGTGGGCCTCACGGGCTGGCCCGGGTGGCTGGTGCTCGCCGCGCTCGTGGGCGTGCTGGTGCTCACCCGGCGGCTCCCGGTGCGCGACCCCGAGGGCACTCACTCCGTCCAGGCGTAG
- a CDS encoding DUF1648 domain-containing protein: protein MKSPRFNHADLACLGLSALGLGLSTLLYPRLPEQVPVHFDWRGVPDGWIPRARGAFLLPLLALVNWVLLRHGGALLPARLRAALARSPMDMVALRNAALLTALHLIMLYVALGRAEAVGTPLALVCGVSWLLSGQLIPRLRRNPFAGFRNPWALRSDEVWQRTQRFGGYSLTLGGLATLGLAPLSTPAAIAALVVSGLAPAVYSFLLSTSPVRER, encoded by the coding sequence ATGAAATCCCCCCGCTTCAACCACGCGGACCTGGCCTGCCTCGGGCTCTCCGCCCTGGGCCTGGGGCTCTCCACCCTCCTCTACCCCCGCCTGCCCGAGCAGGTGCCCGTGCACTTCGACTGGCGGGGCGTCCCCGACGGGTGGATTCCCCGCGCCCGGGGAGCCTTCCTCCTGCCCCTGCTGGCGCTCGTGAACTGGGTGCTGCTGCGCCACGGCGGCGCCCTGCTCCCGGCCCGCCTCCGCGCCGCGCTCGCCCGCTCGCCCATGGACATGGTGGCGCTGCGCAACGCGGCCCTGCTCACCGCCCTGCACCTCATCATGCTGTACGTGGCCCTCGGCCGCGCGGAGGCCGTCGGTACGCCGCTCGCGCTCGTGTGCGGCGTCTCCTGGCTCCTCTCCGGCCAGCTCATCCCCCGGCTCCGCCGCAACCCCTTCGCCGGCTTCCGCAACCCCTGGGCCCTGCGCTCGGACGAGGTGTGGCAACGCACCCAGCGCTTCGGCGGCTACAGCCTGACGCTCGGCGGGCTCGCCACCCTGGGCCTCGCGCCCCTCTCCACTCCCGCCGCCATCGCGGCCCTCGTCGTGTCCGGCCTCGCGCCGGCCGTCTACTCCTTCCTCCTCTCCACCTCGCCCGTGCGCGAGCGCTGA
- a CDS encoding autorepressor SdpR family transcription factor produces the protein MARTSRSPFEALADPTRRAILRLLRQGSLTAGEVAASFELTRPTLSHHFKVLESAGLVRSEKRGTHVVYTLQTNVLEDLATELMELTATVKASTRRKGKA, from the coding sequence ATGGCACGCACGTCCCGCAGCCCCTTCGAGGCCCTCGCCGATCCCACCCGCCGCGCCATCCTCCGGCTGCTGCGCCAGGGCTCGCTCACCGCCGGCGAGGTCGCCGCCTCCTTCGAGCTGACCCGTCCCACCCTGTCGCATCACTTCAAGGTGCTCGAGTCCGCCGGGCTGGTGCGCTCGGAGAAGCGCGGCACCCATGTCGTCTACACGCTGCAGACCAATGTCCTCGAGGACCTGGCCACGGAGCTCATGGAGCTGACGGCCACGGTGAAGGCCTCCACCCGAAGGAAGGGCAAGGCATGA
- a CDS encoding AtpZ/AtpI family protein, whose amino-acid sequence MAEKVPRDDREGSELSETARQMRAAEPYLSAVWKLTGGAVVGVLGGYFLDGWLGTSPWLLLGLSLVGISAGVYGFLHEMARLGKRKR is encoded by the coding sequence ATGGCGGAGAAGGTGCCCCGGGACGACAGGGAAGGGAGCGAGCTGTCGGAGACGGCCCGGCAGATGCGGGCGGCGGAGCCCTATCTCTCCGCGGTGTGGAAGCTGACGGGTGGGGCGGTGGTGGGGGTGCTGGGTGGGTACTTCCTGGACGGGTGGTTGGGGACGTCTCCCTGGTTGCTGCTGGGGTTGAGCCTGGTGGGGATCTCCGCGGGCGTCTACGGGTTCCTCCACGAGATGGCGCGGTTGGGGAAGCGCAAGCGGTGA
- the atpB gene encoding F0F1 ATP synthase subunit A, with the protein MAGVAFAAAPVQDEHGAGGEHGGAAAGHEPTHLEKEEEDVAGYILHHVSDSNEYEIEIPLSRDHSAIHLPQFGIPLRGGVSCAPRDTGHGMAVPGLSEGCLDLSITKHTVMMWLAALLLIGSLLLFSNRDKTKLVPRGTAANLFEMLVLFVRDELAIKNIGKEEGPRYTPYLLTAFFFILFMNLLGLFPWMATATGNIAVTLGLALCTFVITQMAGIRAAGLGGYLAHLTGGVAPWLWPIMIPVEFLGLFTKPFALTIRLFANMLAGHIVIFFLLGLIFMLGHPAVALVSVPFAMGIYLLELFVAFVQAYVFTMLSALFIGMGVAMGHHGHEHADAHGKETGHSHDHGKAHMLGS; encoded by the coding sequence ATGGCGGGCGTGGCGTTCGCCGCCGCCCCCGTCCAGGACGAGCACGGCGCGGGTGGTGAGCACGGTGGCGCCGCCGCCGGGCACGAGCCGACGCACCTGGAGAAGGAAGAGGAGGACGTGGCGGGGTACATCCTCCACCACGTCTCCGACTCGAACGAGTACGAGATCGAGATTCCCCTCAGCCGGGACCACTCGGCCATCCACCTGCCGCAGTTCGGCATCCCCCTGCGCGGGGGCGTGTCATGCGCGCCGCGCGACACGGGCCACGGCATGGCCGTCCCCGGCTTGTCCGAGGGCTGCCTGGACCTCTCCATCACCAAGCACACGGTGATGATGTGGCTGGCGGCGCTGCTGCTCATCGGTTCGCTGCTGCTCTTCAGCAACCGGGACAAGACGAAGTTGGTGCCCCGCGGGACCGCGGCCAACCTCTTCGAGATGCTCGTGCTCTTCGTGCGTGACGAGCTGGCCATCAAGAACATCGGCAAGGAGGAGGGCCCGCGCTACACGCCCTACCTGCTGACGGCGTTCTTCTTCATCCTCTTCATGAACCTGCTGGGCCTGTTCCCCTGGATGGCGACGGCCACCGGCAACATCGCCGTCACGCTCGGCCTGGCGCTGTGCACCTTCGTCATCACCCAGATGGCGGGCATCCGCGCCGCGGGCCTCGGTGGCTACCTGGCCCACCTCACCGGCGGCGTGGCCCCCTGGCTGTGGCCCATCATGATTCCGGTGGAGTTCCTGGGCCTGTTCACCAAGCCCTTCGCGCTCACCATCCGTCTCTTCGCCAACATGCTGGCGGGCCACATCGTCATCTTCTTCCTGCTCGGCCTCATCTTCATGCTGGGCCACCCGGCGGTGGCGCTGGTGAGCGTGCCCTTCGCCATGGGCATCTACCTGCTGGAGCTCTTCGTGGCCTTCGTGCAGGCCTACGTCTTCACCATGCTCTCGGCGCTCTTCATCGGCATGGGCGTGGCCATGGGCCACCACGGCCACGAGCACGCCGACGCGCATGGCAAGGAGACGGGCCACAGCCACGACCATGGCAAGGCCCACATGCTGGGCTCCTGA
- a CDS encoding ATP synthase F0 subunit C, giving the protein MTNVALAFLAAGIGAGLSIIGAALGIGRLAAAAMDATGRQPAAGGDIRTTMIIAAALIEGATLFALVVCILLAIKV; this is encoded by the coding sequence ATGACCAACGTCGCTCTCGCCTTCCTCGCCGCCGGTATCGGTGCCGGCCTCTCCATCATCGGCGCCGCCCTGGGCATCGGCCGTCTGGCCGCCGCCGCCATGGACGCCACGGGCCGTCAGCCGGCCGCCGGCGGTGACATCCGCACCACCATGATCATCGCCGCGGCCCTCATCGAAGGCGCCACGCTGTTCGCGCTGGTCGTCTGCATCCTGCTCGCCATCAAGGTCTGA
- the atpF gene encoding F0F1 ATP synthase subunit B — protein MLLPNVLAASSFVEVRPGLIFWTLVTFIIVALILRWKAWGPILSLVEEREKQIASSIEAAKRERAEAEKLLAEQKTAIAEARREAQEMLRRNQQEVEKFREELMARSRKEADEFKASAQREIQEQKSKAIAEVKAMAVDLAMDVAGKLINERMDDSKQRALAEQFVQGLPAKGSSTPRA, from the coding sequence ATGCTCCTGCCCAACGTTCTCGCCGCCAGCAGCTTCGTGGAGGTCCGCCCGGGCCTCATCTTCTGGACCCTCGTCACCTTCATCATCGTGGCCCTCATCCTGCGCTGGAAGGCCTGGGGCCCCATCCTGTCGCTCGTGGAGGAGCGCGAGAAGCAGATCGCCAGCTCCATCGAGGCGGCCAAGCGTGAGCGCGCCGAGGCCGAGAAGCTGCTCGCCGAGCAGAAGACGGCCATCGCCGAGGCCCGCCGCGAGGCCCAGGAGATGCTCCGCCGCAACCAGCAGGAGGTGGAGAAGTTCCGCGAGGAGCTGATGGCCAGGAGCCGCAAGGAGGCCGACGAGTTCAAGGCGTCCGCGCAGCGTGAAATCCAGGAGCAGAAGTCCAAGGCCATCGCCGAGGTGAAGGCCATGGCGGTGGACCTGGCCATGGATGTGGCGGGCAAGCTCATCAACGAGCGCATGGACGACAGCAAGCAGCGCGCGCTGGCGGAGCAGTTCGTGCAGGGCCTGCCGGCCAAGGGCTCGTCCACGCCTCGGGCGTAG
- the ychF gene encoding redox-regulated ATPase YchF produces the protein MALSIGIVGLPNVGKSTLFNALSAAGAQAANYPFCTIEPNVGVVPVPDDRLEKLTALVKPLKKIPTSLEFVDIAGLVRGASKGEGLGNQFLANIRQVDAVLHVLRCFEDDNITHVEGGVDPVRDRDVVDTELCLKDLETVEKRRERAQKNAKMGGKAGDEAKAELALLDRVKAGLDSGITVRGQKLTAEEHAAIRELFLLTDKPVLYVANISEKQIGKEDADPYVKAVREMAAKEGAGVVVLAAAMESEIQQLPEEERPGFLESAGLTEPGLHKVVREGYKLLGLQTYFTVGEQECRAWTIHKGDKAPQAAGVIHSDFERGFIKAEVMRWEDLIKYGSESAVKEKGLLRVEGKEYVVQDGDCMHFRFNV, from the coding sequence ATGGCGCTTTCCATCGGCATCGTCGGTCTGCCCAACGTGGGCAAGTCCACCCTCTTCAACGCGCTCTCGGCGGCGGGGGCCCAGGCGGCCAACTACCCGTTCTGCACCATCGAGCCCAACGTGGGCGTGGTGCCGGTGCCGGACGATCGGCTGGAGAAGCTGACGGCGCTGGTGAAGCCGCTCAAGAAGATCCCCACCTCGCTCGAGTTCGTGGACATCGCGGGCCTGGTGCGTGGCGCCTCGAAGGGCGAGGGACTGGGCAACCAGTTCCTGGCCAACATCCGCCAGGTGGACGCGGTGCTGCACGTGCTGCGCTGCTTCGAGGACGACAACATCACCCACGTCGAGGGCGGCGTGGATCCGGTGCGAGACCGGGACGTGGTGGACACCGAGCTCTGCCTGAAGGACCTGGAGACGGTGGAGAAGCGCCGCGAGCGCGCGCAGAAGAACGCGAAGATGGGCGGCAAGGCGGGCGACGAGGCCAAGGCCGAGCTGGCGCTGCTGGACCGCGTCAAGGCGGGGCTGGACTCGGGCATCACGGTGCGCGGGCAGAAGCTGACGGCCGAAGAGCATGCGGCCATCCGCGAGCTCTTCCTGCTGACGGACAAGCCGGTGCTGTACGTGGCGAACATCAGCGAGAAGCAGATCGGCAAGGAGGACGCCGACCCGTACGTGAAGGCGGTGCGGGAGATGGCGGCGAAGGAGGGCGCGGGGGTGGTGGTGCTGGCGGCGGCGATGGAGTCGGAGATCCAGCAGTTGCCCGAGGAGGAGCGTCCGGGCTTCCTGGAGAGCGCGGGCCTGACGGAGCCGGGTCTGCACAAGGTGGTGCGAGAGGGCTACAAGCTGCTGGGCCTGCAGACGTACTTCACGGTGGGCGAGCAGGAGTGCCGGGCGTGGACGATCCACAAGGGTGACAAAGCGCCGCAGGCGGCGGGGGTCATCCACTCGGACTTCGAGCGCGGCTTCATCAAGGCCGAGGTGATGAGGTGGGAAGACCTCATCAAGTACGGGAGCGAGTCGGCGGTGAAGGAGAAGGGCCTGTTGCGAGTGGAAGGCAAGGAGTACGTGGTGCAGGACGGTGACTGCATGCACTTCCGCTTCAACGTGTAA
- a CDS encoding citrate synthase family protein: MVKAREPKAQSRFDSRHEELLSAAEAAQLLGVKRATLYTYVSRGLVRCVPEPGTKENRYVRADLERLKARHDARAGHAAVAAGALRWGEPVIDSAVSTVGTEGLAYRGHAAVRLAVEGRSLEDVAELLWTGALPTEPVRWPSPELPFAPSAVAELLPKRSPPLAVLLAVVPLLGAWDEVRFAAPAEQERLRGQRLLRHLAAWVCAAHAPGRVARALREETVAASLAVAWGATAKRAPEVLNRALVLCADHELNVSTFAARVTASSGADLYACVSAALAALSGPKHGGACDRIEALLQEVGKPERARTVVHERLRRGESVPGFGHRLYPEGDPRTPPLLEAAYAFRPETPGVRMLRAVEETMREAGHPAPTVDFGLVALASALELPPGAAAALFAVGRAAGWVAHVLEQREQGHVLRPRARYVGAAVTGRTANDNALDSAPRAPYRSTP; the protein is encoded by the coding sequence ATGGTTAAGGCGAGGGAGCCGAAGGCTCAATCTCGATTCGACAGTCGACATGAGGAGTTGCTGTCCGCGGCGGAGGCGGCACAGCTGCTGGGGGTGAAGCGGGCGACGCTCTACACGTACGTGAGCCGGGGCCTGGTGCGGTGCGTGCCCGAGCCGGGGACGAAGGAGAACCGGTACGTCCGGGCGGACCTCGAGCGGCTGAAGGCCCGGCACGACGCGCGGGCGGGGCACGCGGCGGTGGCGGCGGGAGCGCTGCGCTGGGGCGAGCCCGTCATCGACTCGGCGGTGTCGACGGTGGGGACGGAGGGACTGGCGTACCGGGGCCATGCGGCGGTGCGGCTCGCGGTGGAGGGGCGGAGCCTCGAGGACGTGGCGGAGCTGCTCTGGACGGGAGCCCTGCCAACGGAGCCGGTGCGATGGCCCTCGCCGGAGCTGCCCTTCGCGCCCTCGGCGGTGGCGGAGTTGTTGCCGAAGCGCTCGCCGCCGCTAGCGGTGCTGCTGGCGGTGGTGCCACTGCTGGGGGCCTGGGACGAGGTGCGCTTCGCGGCTCCGGCGGAGCAGGAGCGGCTGCGGGGGCAACGCCTGCTGCGGCACCTGGCGGCCTGGGTGTGCGCCGCGCATGCACCGGGGCGAGTGGCCAGGGCCCTGAGGGAGGAGACGGTAGCGGCCTCGCTGGCGGTGGCCTGGGGCGCGACGGCGAAGCGGGCGCCGGAGGTGTTGAACCGGGCGCTGGTGCTGTGCGCGGATCATGAGCTGAACGTGTCCACCTTCGCTGCGCGGGTGACGGCATCGTCGGGAGCGGATCTGTATGCGTGCGTGAGCGCGGCACTGGCGGCGCTCTCGGGTCCGAAGCACGGGGGCGCGTGCGATCGCATCGAGGCGCTATTGCAGGAGGTGGGCAAGCCAGAGCGGGCACGCACGGTGGTGCACGAGCGCCTGCGGCGGGGCGAGTCGGTGCCGGGCTTCGGCCACAGGCTGTATCCGGAGGGAGATCCCCGCACGCCGCCGTTGCTGGAGGCGGCGTATGCGTTCCGTCCGGAAACGCCAGGCGTGCGGATGCTGCGAGCGGTGGAGGAGACGATGCGCGAGGCGGGGCACCCTGCACCGACGGTGGACTTCGGGCTGGTGGCGCTGGCATCGGCGCTGGAGTTGCCCCCGGGAGCGGCGGCGGCGCTGTTCGCGGTGGGGCGCGCGGCGGGCTGGGTGGCGCACGTGCTGGAGCAGCGTGAGCAGGGACACGTGCTTCGCCCAAGGGCTCGCTACGTGGGGGCAGCTGTCACCGGGCGCACGGCGAATGACAATGCGCTGGACTCCGCTCCCCGCGCGCCCTACCGGAGCACTCCATGA